The sequence CAACATCAGGAAGACAAGGATCGCCACCGCGATGAACATGACGATCACCGGGTACACCATGGCCGAGACGATCTTGTTCTTCAGCTTGTGGGCCTTTTCCTGGTACTCGGCCAGACGCTGGAGAACGATTTCCAGCACACCGCCGAGCTCACCGGCCTTCACCATGTTCACGTAGAGCTTGTTGAAGATCTTCGGGTGCTGGGCGAGCGACTCGGAGAAGGTGGAACCACCCTGCACCGAATCCGCCAGCGCGTTGACCGTGGCCTTCAGGACCGGATTCGGCTCCTGCTTCGCCAGCACGGTGAGGCCGCGCAGCAGCGGCAGACCCGCGTCGATCAGGGTCGCGAGCTGGCGGGTGAAAATCATCAGCACCTTCGGCTTGATGCGGCCACCGACCTTGCCCTTGGCGGCTTTGGGAGTGGCCTTGCCCTTGGCTTTCGGGGCGGCCTTGCCCTTGGTCTGGGCGATCTTGCCCTTGCCTTCTTCCACCACCTGGGTGGGGTACAGACCCTGCCCGCGCAGGATGGAGATGGCTTCGGCATCGTTCGACGCCTGGATCACGCCGATGGTTTCTTCGCCTTTGGCATCAAGGGCTTTGTATTGGAAGTTGGCCATGGAACGGTGGGATTTTTAGAAAACGGAAATAGGAAAGGTCTTAGTCTATGGAACCGAAACGGGGGGCTGGCGACTCGAAAATGCCGCCAGCCTTGAATCCGTGGATCGGTGTATATCAGGTGTATTTCAGCACTTCTTCGATGGTCGTCGCGCCGGTGTAGATGTTGCGCAGGCCGTCCTCGCGCAACGTGTTCATGCCCAGTTCGACAGCCTTCTGCTTGATCACCACGCTGGGTTTGCGTTCGGTGATGAGCTCGCGGATCGGCTCGGTGACGTCGAGAAGCTCGTAAAGACCGCGGCGGCCCTTGTAACCGGTCTGGCCGCAGACGGGGCAACCACGCCCGGTGAAGAACTCCTTGTCGCCAAGCTCGTGCGGGGAGACGCCGAGCTGGGAAAGAATCGCCTCGCTGGGTTCATACGGGGCCTTGCACTCCTTGCAGATGGTGCGGACGAGACGCTGGGCGAGCACCCCTTCGAGCGAGGCGGCGACCAAGAACGGCTCGCAACCCATGTCCACGAGACGGGTCATGGCACCGGCGGCGTCGTTGGTGTGCAGGGTGGAAAGCACCAAGTGACCGGTCAGGGACGCCTGGATGGCGATCTGGGCGGTATCGAGGTCTCGCATTTCCCCCACCATGATGCGGTCCGGGTCCTGGCGCAGGAAGGCGCGGAGGATGCGCGGGAAGGTCAGGCCGATCGCCTCGTTGACCGGGATCTGGACGATGCCGTCCATGTCGTATTCGACCGGGTCCTCGGCGGTGAGGAGCTTGTGGTCGATGGTGTTGATGCGGCGCAGCGCGGCGTAAAGCGTGGTGGTCTTGCCGGCACCGGTCGGACCGGTGACGATGAAGATGCCGTTCGGCTTCTCGATGGTCTCGCCGATGTAGTCGTAGATGTGTGGCGGAAGACCAAGGTTCTCGAGCGAGAGGTTCACCGAGGAACGGTCGAGGATTCGGAGCACGATCGATTCACCGTGCTGGGTCGGCAGCGAGGACACGCGCATGTCGACCTGCTTGTCCCCCACCTGCTTCACGATGCGGCCGTCCTGCGGCACGCGGCGCTCGGCGATGTTCATGTTCGACATCACCTTCACGCGCGAAAGGATCGGCACGGCGAGGTGCTGGGGCGGCGGCGCCATTTCGTAGAGCGCGCCGTCCACGCGGTAGCGGATCTTGAAGTCCTTCTCGAAGGGCTCGAAGTGGATGTCCGAGGCCTTCTCCTTGATGGCCTGGTAGAGCACCAAGTCCACATAGCGGATGATCGGAGCGGAGTTCGCCTCGGCCTCGAGGTCGGCCTGGCTCATGCCGCCTTCGCCGCCAAGCTTGAGCTGGGCGAGCAGATCGTCCATCGCCTTGCCTTCACCGCCGTAGCACTCGTTGAGTTTCTCTTCGACGAGGTAGTCCGGCGCGATCACCAGCAGGATCTCACGACCGAGGGTGAAGCGCAGGTCCTCGACGGTCTGCGGGTTGAGAGGATCGACGAGGGCGACGTGGAGGCCATTCTGGTCGAAATGGACCGGCAGCGCGCCATGGAGGCGGGCCGTGCCGGCTGGCATCAGCGCCAGCAACTCGGCGGGCGGCGTCCAGTTGCGGAGGTCCACCATTTCTGCCCCGAGTTCGGAGGCGATCACCGGCCAGACATCGTCGCGGTGGTTGATGACCTGGTAGTCGGCGAGGATCTCGGCCGGCTCCTTGCCGCTGGTGTCGATTTCAGCGAGGATGTCCTGGGCGAGCGAGCGATCAATGAGACCGCGCGATTGGAAAAGTTCGATAAGCTGGGAATTGTCCATGGGACGAGGGAAAGTCGGTTGCGAGTTGGGTTGATCAATCGAAGTCGGCCATGGTGGCGTGGATCACCTCCTGGGCGGAGGTCAGACCCGCGAGCACCTTGCGGATGCCGTCTTCGCGGAGGGTTCGCATGCCGAGTTCCCGCGCGCGGCGGCGAAGCTGCATGGTGGTCAGTTCAGCGTTGATCATATGACGGGCCTCGTCATCGATCTGGAAGATTTCGAAGATGCCCATGCGGCCCTTGTGACCGCCGCCACGGCACTTGTCGCAGCCCACCGGTCCAAAGATGGTGGCAGCAGCGGTGCGGGAGGCATCGAGGTTGAGCGCGCGCAGCTCCTTTTCCGTGAGATCGGTGGGAGTTTTGCAGTTCGGGCAGAGCTTGCGGACGAGGCGCTGGGCCATCACCGCGCGGACCGCGGAGGCAATAAGGAAGCGCTTCACGCCGATGTCGGCGAGACGGGCCACCGCGCCGGGGGCGTCGTTGGTGTGGAGGGTGGAGAACACCAAGTGACCGGTGAGGGACGCGTTGATCGCGATGTTCGCGGTCTCGGCGTCACGAATTTCCCCGATCATGACGATGTTCGGCGCCTGGCGGAGCATGGCGCGGAGGGCAGCGGCGAAGGTCATGCCGATGTCCGCCTTCACCATCACCTGGTTGATACCGGCGAGCTCGTATTCGACCGGGTCCTCCACGGTGATGATCTTCTTGTCCGGCTTGTTGATGACGTTCAGGCAGCCGTAGAGCGTGGTGGTCTTGCCGGAACCGGTCGGGCCGGTCACCAGGATGATGCCGTCCGGCAGGCCGATGAGTTTCTCGAAGGTCGCCTGGTCGTCCGAGAAGAACCCGAGCTGCGGCAGGCCGAGCACGAGGGCGGACTTGTCGAGAATACGCATGACGATCGATTCGCCATGGTTCGAGGGCACCGAGGAAACGCGGAGGTCGACCTCCTTGTCGCCCGCCTTGATCTGGATGCGGCCGTCCTGCGGCAGGCGCTTTTCCGCGATGCTCATGGTGCCGCTCATCACCTTCAGACGGGCGATGATGGCGGGCAGAAGCTTCTTGGGATGGTTGTCCACCTCCACCAGCTTGCCGTCCATGCGGTAGCGGATGCGCACCGAAGTCTCCATCGGCTCGATGTGGATGTCGGACACCTTGAGGCGCATGGCCTCGGTGAGGATCTGGTAAACCAGCTTGATGATCGGGGCATCCGCGCTGTTCACCTCGTCGTCCGGCGTGGCCAGGTCACTGGTCGCGGAGGAAGTGTCCACGCCATAGAACTGGCGCAGGCAGTTGGTGATCGCGTGCGGCGTGCCGCAGACAAAGTTAAGTTCGCGTCCCAACACGTGTGGCAAGCTGTCCATCACCTCGAAATTGAGGGGATCGGCCACCGCCAGGGTCAGGTAGTAGCCGTCATCCTGGACCGGAATCACGTTGTAACGGCGGGCCACGTCCTCGGGCATCGATTCGGTGATCGTCGGCTCGAAGGAGAACGATTCCAGGTCCACGTAAGGGAGCCCGGCATTGGATGCCAGCACCTGCGCGACCGTCTCCTGGGTCAGGGTGCCTTGGCTCAACAGCTTCTCGATGAGGGTTTCGCGGCCTGAAAGCGCGAGGCGGGCATTCGCCACATCCTCATCGCTCACCATGCCGGATTCGATCAGCAATTGGGCGAGATATTCTTCGTTGGAAAACACGGGTTTTTGAGATCCAGGGATGGAAAAAGCCTTCCCGCGAATCGTTTCACGGGCTGCTGCTTGTCGCAGATTGGTCAACCCCGCCCGGTGTTGTCAACCAACCACGGCGCGATTTTCCGCATACGCGGATTCCCGTAACAACCCCGTCATTACAAGGCCCGGCGCGCCTCGGAGGCACTTCCCTGGCCCTCTATCAGAGGCGGAGGTCGTGGCCGCGTTGACGATCCAATACCAGCCCGCCCGCATCCTCTTGGATGCCCCGGCGGTGGATTCCCACCAGCATCCCCACCGCCGCGAGGGCGAAAACGATGCTCGATCCCCCGTACGAAATGAACGGCAGCGGCAGGCCGTCGTTCGGCAGGCAACCGGTGGTCACGGCAATGTTCTGCATGGCCGGAACGACGATCATGCAGGTCAGACCGATGGCCGCCAGCCGGGCGAAGACCGTTTTCGCCTGCGCCGCGATCCCGATCCCGCAGACGGCGATCATCACGTAGCAGAGCACCACCCCGAGGGTGGCCGGGAGCCCCAGTTCCTCGCCGATTTCCGGGAAAATGAAGTCGATGTGGGCGAAAGTCAGGTTTCCGAACTTCTCGTTGCCGTTGCCCAGGCCCACGCCGGTCGGTCCGCCATTGCCGAAGGCGATGAGCGCCCGCCATTGTTGCATCCCGTTGTCCTTCTGATGGTTCTCGGGATCGAGCCACGACTCGATGCGCGACCAGCGGACCGGATCGTGGCGGACGTAGGTGTAGGCCGCGGTCATCCCGAGGATGGCGATCGGGATCAGATAGCGGAGGCGGGTGCCGGCGCAGAAAAACACCGTGGCGCAGGCCATGGACATCGAAAGAGCGGAGCCGACGTCCGTTTCGATCGCGATCAGACCGATCGGCAGGCCGATGATCATCCCGGGCAGGATGAACCCGCGCCAGAAGGTGCGGGTCTCCGTCTGCCAGCGGGCAAACCAGCCCGCCAGCGCGATCACGCCCACCACACGGGCCAGCTCGGAGGGCTGGAACGCCCCCATCACCGGCATCTTCACCCAGCGTTTCGATCCGTAGATTTCGATCCCCACCCCGGGGATCAGGCACATCACCAGCAGCACGCAGACCGCCGCCAACGCCCACGGCCACAGCTTCCGCAGCGGGGCATCCGGCACCCGGGCGGCGAAAATGGCGAGCACCGCACCCACGACCACCATCAGGGCCTGTTTCTTGACGAAGGAGTAGGGCTCCCCCCCCTCCAGCACCCAGGCGCTCGTGCTCGCCAGCATCACCAGCCCGAGGCACACCAGGAGGGCCACGGCGATGCACAGGACGATGGCGGCGTAGCGGATCACCGGGTCAGTTGGGAATCGAAAGGGTCATGCCGGGCATCAGCTTGCGGGCATCGCTGATGCCGTTCGCCTTCATGAGCTGGTCCGGGCCGATCTTGTAGCGGCCGGCGATGCGGTAGAGGGTGTCACCGTTCTGCACCACGTAGCTGCGGCCCGAGGCAGCCTTCGGGGTCGAGGCCTCCTTTTCCTTCTCCTTGGTTTTCTCCTTGGTGACCGAGACCACCTTGGTGGAGGTGGCTTCCTTCTCCGAGGCGGTGGACTTGACCGGCTTTTCGGACGCACGGGTGGTGGCGGTGAAATCCGCGGTCGACCGCTTCGATTTCACGACCACGGCGTCCGGCACGACGGTGGCCTTCGGCACCTCGACCTCGTTGCCGCGCATGTCCGGCTGGTTGCCCAGACGGAGCGCCGCCAGCTCCGGCGATTCGGCCGGGGCGATGGTCTTCGGCGGGATCTTCAGAATCCGGCCCGCGCTGAGCGGGGTATTCAGGTTCGCCTCGCGGAGGGCACTTTCGTCGACCTTGTGCTGGGCCGCGATCGCCGCATAGGTCTCGCCGCTCCGCACCGGGTGCAGCTCGTCGGACTTGGAAACGGTCGGCAGCGTGGCGTTCGCCTGGGACGCGAGCGCGAGCGGGGCGGATTTCCCGGACGCGGAATCACCGCCGCGACCTTCCAGGCGCCAGTGGTGGAAAAACACCAGACCCGCGGCCACCACGTGCACGCCCACGATCACGGCGAGGGCCATGCCGATCTTGCGACCTGGCAATTCGGTATCGAAGTCACCCGCCATCGCGGTGGCGGCCACACGCTGCTTGCGGTTCTTCGTGACGGCGTGGAGACGCTTGATGATGCCCTTTTTGACGGGCTCCCGTTTGGTGGGAAGGGTCGGGTGATGTTTCATCGGGTTCAGCGCAGTTGATGGACGATGTCGCGGAAGACATTTCCGCGGTTTTCATAACCGGAGAACTGGTCGAACGACGACGTCCCCGGGGACAACAGGACCGTCGAACCCCGCGGCGCCAGGCGGCGGGCGGTGTGGACGGCTTCTTCGAGCGTGAAAACGGTTTCGACCGGCACGGCGTCCGCCAGCACCTTGCCCAGCGGCACGGCGATCTGGCCGAAGGTGACGGCGGCGAGGCCCTTGCGTTTCAGCAGCGGCACCACCGGGGCGTAATCGAGCCCCTTCTCCTTGCCGCCGGCGATCAGCACCACCGGGCGGGTCTGGGAGCGCAGCGCGCTTTCCAGCGCGTGCAGGTTGGTGGCCTTGGAATCGTTGAGGTACTCCACGCCATCAAGCGTGCGGATCAGCTCGCAGCGGTGCGGCGGCGGCGCGTAGCCATGCAGGGACTCCCGCATGGTGGCGAAGGGAATCCCCAGCGCGTGGCCAGCGGCGAGCGCGGCCATGGCGTTCTCCGCGTTGTGGAGGCCGCGCAGGCTGGTGTCGTGCTGGAGATCCAGCACCACCTCGCCGCGGTGGCGGACGACGAGACCGTCCGAGAACCAATCAGCGGACTCGTCCTCGGTGGAAAAGCGCTCGGTGCGGGCCACCAGCGCGGGCAAGGTCTCCCCGGCCCGGACCACCGCGGTGTCGGCGGTGGTCTGGTTTTCGAAAATCCGCAGCTTGGCGGCGTAGTAGGCCTCCACCGTCGGATAGCGGTCCATGTGGTCCGGCGCGAAATTCAGCCAGATGGCCACCACCGGATGCAGGGTGCGGATGGTTTCCAACTGGAACGAGCTGAGCTCCAGCGAAACCGCCGCGGGCTGTTCCTTCTGCAGGACCACCTCGGCCAGCGGCACGCCGTAGTTGCCGCAGGGTGTGCCACCGAGACCCGCGCCCGCCAAGATGCGGGCCACCAGCTCGGTGGTGGTGGTCTTGCCATTGGTGCCGGTGATGCCGACGATCCGGCCGGTGAAATAGCGCGCGGCAAACTCGGTTTCCCCGATCACCTCGCCCGCCTGTTCGGAGAACGCGGCGACGTAGGGACCGTAGGTGTCGATCCCCGGGCTCACGACCAGCAGGTCCGAGGTCACGGTGCTGCCGATGCCCGCGGTGGCGTGCGGCACGACACCCGCGCCTTCCGGCATGCCCTTGAAGACTTCCGCTCCCGCCGCGTCATACACGGTCACGGCCGCCCCTTCGCGCAGGGCGAGCGCGGCGGCGGCCCGGCCGCTGTGGCCGGCGCCAAGGACGGCGACATGTTTACCAGAAAGCGTCATGCGATTTTCAAAAGGGCGAGACCGAAGAGGGCGAGCATGATGGAGAGCAGCCAGAACCGGATGATCACCTGGTTCTCGTGCCAGCCGAGCAACTCGAAGTGGTGGTGGATGGGCGACATCTTGAAGATGCGCTTCTTCCGCAGCTTGAAGCTGCCGACCTGCAGGATCACCGAAAGCGCCTCCATCACGAACACGCCGCCGATGATGACGAGCAGCAGTTCCTGCTTGGTGCAGATTGCCGCCGTGGCGAGCGCGCCGCCGATGCCGAGCGAACCGGTGTCGCCCATGAAGACCTTCGCCGGATGGCAATTGAACCACAGGAACCCGAAGCCCGCGCCCACCAAGGCCATCAGGAACACCGCCAGTTCACCGACGTAGCGGTTGTGCGGGATCACCAGGTAATCGGTGGCCATGTAAAAATGCCCGGCCAAGTAGGCCAGCAGCGAGTAGGCGAGCGCGGTGGTGATCGTGCAACCGGTGGCCAAGCCATCGAGGCCATCGGTGAGGTTCACCGCGTTCGAGGTGCCGATGATGATCGCTACGAAGAACGGGATCGCCAGCCAGCCGAGATTGATCAGCGGGGCTTTCCACAGTGGGAAGCAAATCGCGCCGATGCCGATCGGCTCCTTGCCGAGCCGGAACCCGGCGACGCCCAGCGCGCGCTCGGCCTCGGTGGCACCGAAGCCGGAGATCTCCTTCTTGTAGTAAATGAAGCAGGCTGCCACCACCGCGATCACCAGTTGCCAGAACAGCTTGGTGCGGGCGCTGACGCCGTCCGACTTCTTTTCCTTCACCTTCTTGAAGTCATCACAGAAGCCCAACAGGCCACAGGCCCCCATGGTGCAGGCGCAGACCGCCACGAAGGGATTGAACACGCGCGCGCAGACCAGCGTCGAAACCAACACCACGCCGAGAATCAGGACGCCGCCCATGGTGGGCGTGCCGATCTTGCCACCATGCAGCTCCGCGAGCTTGTGGACCTCGGCGGCGGTGCGGATCGGCTGACCGACCTTCAACGAGATCAGCTTGCGGATCACCCGCGGCCCGATCAGCAGGCTGAGGATGAAGGACAGCAAGCAAGCCACCGCGGCACGGAAGGTGATGTAGCCGAGGAGGTTGAAAAACGAGTAGGTGTGGGCCCATCCCTCGGGATGGCGCGGGTTGGCGAGGATTTCCGCCTCATAGGCGGCTTTCCAGAAATCGTAGATCGCGGTGAGCATCAGGGACGGGGAAAGGCGGAGTTCATGACACGCTCGATGGCGGCGGAGCGGCTGCCCTTGAAGAGGACGACGTCCCCGGCATGGCAACCGGACGAGAGCCAGCCGGCGGCGGATTCGACATCGGGGAAATGGCGGCCGTTCTCGGCGGCCCCGGCGATTTCCTCGGCTCCATCGCCCACGGCGACCACGGTGATGCCGCGGCGGGCGGCGAGCTCACCAGTGCGGCGGTGGGCGGCGGGGGCGTGCTCGCCCTGCTCGGCCATCCGGCCCAGCACGGCGATGCGGCGGGAACCGGCGGCCACCGGCACATCGGCCAGGGTTTCCAAGGCGGCGGCCATGGATTCCGGGTTCGCGTTGTAGGTGTCGTCGAAAAGGGTGATGCCGTTCCACTCGATGCGGCGCAGGCGACCGCCGGTGAGGACGGTGGCGGAAAGACCGGCGGCGATTTCCTCCGGAGAAAGGCCCAGCTTCCAGGCGGCACCTGCGGCAAGCAGGGCGTTCGTGACCATGTGGCGGCCCGCCACCGGCAGCAGGACATCGGCTGGAGCCTCGCCCTCGATCACCAGCGTGAACCGCGAGAATCCGTCGCCGATTTCCAAGTTCTCCGCGCGCACCAGGCCGCGGCCATTGCCGACCGGCACCACGTGCGCCTTCGTGCGCTGGCGGAAGTATTCGTAGAAATCGCAGCCCGCGGGCAGAAACAGCGTGCCATCGGACGGCAGCGCGCGCGCGAGCATCCCCTTCTCTTCCGCGATGCCCTCGCGGGAGCCGAGATACTCGATGTGGGCGGTGCCGACATTGGTGATGATGCCGAACTTCGGACGCGCGATCTCGCACAGCGGCGCGATCTCGCCGCTGTGGTTCATGCCCATTTCCCACACCGCCGCGCCCGTGTCCTCGTCCGTGCCCAGCACGGTCAGCGGCACGCCGATGTGGTTGTTGAGGTTGCCCTTGGTCGCGCTGACCTTGAACCGGCGGGACAGCACCGAGGCCATGAAGTCCTTGGTGCTGGTCTTGCCGTTCGAACCGGTGATGCCGATCACCGGGATATCGAGCTGGCCGCGCCACCAGAACGCCAGGCGCTGCAGGGCGGCCAGCGTGTCCGGCACGACCACCACACCCGCGTTCTCCGGGGCTTCGCCTTCCCAGCCGACCACCACCAGCGCGGTGGCACCGGAATTCAGCGCCACCTCGGTGAAGCGGTGGCCGTCGAAATTCTCGCCGCGCAGGGCGAAGAACGCCGAGCCCGCGGGCAGCGTCCGGGTGTCCGTGGAAACCCCGGCGGACACACGCGCCTCCCCGGATCCCGCGGCGACCGTGGTGCCGAGGATTTCCGCGAGTTCGTGGACGGTGATGGTTCTCACGGGCGTTCCTCGGTTTCGCTGCGTTCGCGCAGCGCCTTCCAAGCGTGTTTGCGGTCGTCGAAGTCGATGGTCCGGTCGGCGAACTGCTGGTAGGTCTCGTGGCCCTTGCCGGCGATGAGGACGATGTCCCCCGCACGGGCGGCCTTCACCACCGAGGAGATGGCCTCCTCGCGGTCGGCGATGACCTTGTAATTCGCGCTGCCAATGCCTTTTTCGATTTCCTGAATGATCGCCATCGGATCCTCGCTGCGCGGATTGTCCGAGGTGATGATGCAGATGTCGCTGTTCTGGGCGGCGGCGGCCCCCATCAGCGGGCGCTTGGTGCGGTCGCGATCACCCCCGCAGCCGAAGACGGTGATCAGGCGGCGCGGGTTCAGCTCGCGCAAGGTGCGGCAGGCGTTTTCGAGGGCGTCCGGCGTGTGCGCGTAATCCACGAACACGGTGGCGCCACCCGCCTGGCCAATGTTTTCCATGCGGCCCGGGACCTGAGGGGCCTCGGCGATGGCGGCGACGGATTCGCGCGGGCGGATGCCACAGGCGCTGGCCGCGGCGATCGCGCCAAGGAGGTTGTAAACGTTGAAGCGGCCGATGAGCGGCGCGCGGACCAGGAACGATTTACCCTTCGCGGTGAGCTCGAACTCCATACCGCGAGCGCTCTGCTTCAGGTTGTTCGCGCGGAAATCGGTGTGGACGCCGAAACCGAAGCGGTAGACCGGCAGCTTGCCTTCCAGCGACTCGGCGATCTCCAAACCGTGGGCGTCGTCGACGTTGATCACGGCCACCGGCTTCTTGCCGAGCGGATTGTCCGCCAGCTTGTCGAACCACGACTTCTTCGCCTCGAAGTAGCGCTCCATCGTGCCGTGGTAGTCGAGATGGTCCTGCGTGAGATTCGTGAAAATCGCGGCGTCGAAGCCGAGCGAGGCGATCCGCTGCTGATCGATCCCGTGCGAGGACACCTCCATCGAGACACCGCGGCAACCGTGGTCCCGCATGCGGCCGAGCAGGCCCTGGAGCTCCAGCGAACCCGGGGTGGTGGAGGTGGCGGGCACCGCCTTTTCGCCATCGTCCACGGTCACCGTGCCGAGCAAACCGGCTCGGTGCCAAGTGGTCTTCATCAGGTGATGAACCAGGAAGGCGGTGGTGGTCTTGCCATTGGTGCCGGTCACCCCGGCGATGGCCATGTCCTTCCAAGCGTCGCCATTGAAGGCGCTGGCGAATACCGCGAGCACGTAGCGGCTGTCCGGCACATGCAGCCAGGTGACGGCGGTGGAGAAATTCCGCGGCTGGGCGGTTTCCGCCACGATCACGGTCGATCCGGCCTCGATCGCCTTGTCGATGTAGTCATGCCCGTCGGCGGCTTCCCCGCGGACGGCGACAAAGAGAACTCCGGGCCCGGCCTGGCGGGAGTCATCGGTGACGGAGGTGAGTTCCTGATCGAGGGATCCGGCGACCGTCGAGCGGGTGAGTTTGGCAGCAAGGTCGCGGAGGATCATCGGTTGGCAGTCCGGGAAGACGGGGTTTCGACGGGTTCGGTCGGTTGCAAATTCATGGCGTTGGCGATCCGGGCCGCCATTTTGCCAAACACCGGGGCGGCGATGGTGCCGCCGTAGAGGGTCACCTTGGTCGTACGCGGATCGTCGATCACGACCACCGCCACGAACTTGGGATCCTCGGCGGGAAGCATGCCCGCGAAGGACACCGTGTAGTGCCCCTCGAGGTACCCCCGCCCGTTCGGATTGTGCATTTTGGCCGTGCCGGTTTTGCCGGCGACATGGTGGCCCGGGACGGCAGCGAGGGGTGCGGTGCCCTGTTTATCAACCACTTTTTGAAGCGCGGCGCGCATTTTCCGGGCAACCTCGGGTTTCAGCACCTGGGAGACGGTTTCCGGATCGAAACGCTCGACCACGCTGCCGTCGTTGGCGATCAGCCCCTTGACGATGTGGGGCTTCAGCAGCCTGCCATCGTTGGCGATCGCGCAGTAGGCCGTCGCCACCTGCAAGGGCGTGACGTTCAAGGCGTAACCGTAGGACGCACGGGAGAAATCGACCGGATTCCCGGAATTCTTCGCCCGGCCGGAGCTTTCGCCCGCGAGCAGCACCCCGGTCTTCTTGCCGAAGCCGAATTGGTTCACGTAGCGGTAGAAACGGTCGTTGCCGAGCTGGCGGGCCAGCTTGTAGGCACCGATGTTGCTGGATTTCTGGAGGATACCCTCGACCGTCAGCATGCCGTAGCTGCCGTGGTCCGGCACCTTGATCGGGCCTTCCTGATAGAGGCCGTTGTGGCAGAAAATCGAGGTCTGCGGGGTGACCAGTCCCTCGTTCAAGGCCGCTGCGGAGGCCACGATCTTGAAGGTCGAACCGGGCTCGTAGACCGCCTGCATGGCGAAGTTGAACCCGTTCGTGGAGATGTTCTCACGGCGGTTCAGGTCGAAATTCGGGCGGCTGACCATGGCGAGGATGCCACCGGTCTTCGGGTCCATCACGACGACGGCCGCGCGCTTCGACTGATATTCGATCATCGCCGCGTCCAGCTCCTCCTCCACGATCGTCTGGATGCCCATGTCGAGCGTGAGCTGGACATTGAGCCCCGCCTTCGGCGGACACAGGCTGCCCGCATCGCCGGGCATCGGCAGCCCGCGGTTGTTGCTCTTGTATTGGCGCCAGCCGTCGCGGCCGCAGAGATACTCCTCCATCGAGGCCTCGATGCCGGCTTTTCCAACGGTGCGGTACAGGACATCCCCGTCCTCGTCGGTCTCCTCTTTCTCGCCGGTGTAGCCGGTGACGTGCGTGGCGAGGGTCGGCGAGGTGTACCAGCGCTTCAGCGAGTTCACCAGCTTGATGCCGCGCACGCCGCTGTCCTCGAGGGCATCGCGCAGCGGCTCGGCGAGATCACCGGGCAGGTCCTTCGCGATCGGGAAAGTCCCCTTGCCGCCGGTCGAGCGCTTCTCCTCGATCTTGGCGCGCAGCTCCTCCCGGCGCATCCCGAGCGGGCGCGCCAGCACGCCGATGGCGTAGGCGAGGTGTTTCTCGACGATCGCGTCCTCCGTTTCACTGGAAAGGATCTTGCCGCGGATCTGGCTGAGCACCTTGTCCCGGTCCCGGCCATCGAGCGCGCTCCAGTCCGGGCGGGCGTGGGCCTCGGCGTAGGCCAGGCCGTAAGCCGCGATCTTCGGATCGGTGAGGTGCATCAGGTCCACGACCACCGAGGACATCGGCAGGCTCTTCGCCAGCACCTCCTCGTTGCAATCGACGATCATGCCCCGCATCGCGGGCAGTTTCTCCGAGCGCTGGTAGGTCCTGTTCGAGCTCCGGGCGTACCGCTGCCGATCCACGAGCTGGATCTGGATCAGGCGGGCCGAGAGGCCGCTCATCCCGGTCACGAGGACCGCGCAGACGACCAATGACCGGCTCTGGAACGTGCGGAGCATGCTAGGGAACGGCGGAAACCACCG comes from Luteolibacter sp. LG18 and encodes:
- the murD gene encoding UDP-N-acetylmuramoyl-L-alanine--D-glutamate ligase → MTLSGKHVAVLGAGHSGRAAAALALREGAAVTVYDAAGAEVFKGMPEGAGVVPHATAGIGSTVTSDLLVVSPGIDTYGPYVAAFSEQAGEVIGETEFAARYFTGRIVGITGTNGKTTTTELVARILAGAGLGGTPCGNYGVPLAEVVLQKEQPAAVSLELSSFQLETIRTLHPVVAIWLNFAPDHMDRYPTVEAYYAAKLRIFENQTTADTAVVRAGETLPALVARTERFSTEDESADWFSDGLVVRHRGEVVLDLQHDTSLRGLHNAENAMAALAAGHALGIPFATMRESLHGYAPPPHRCELIRTLDGVEYLNDSKATNLHALESALRSQTRPVVLIAGGKEKGLDYAPVVPLLKRKGLAAVTFGQIAVPLGKVLADAVPVETVFTLEEAVHTARRLAPRGSTVLLSPGTSSFDQFSGYENRGNVFRDIVHQLR
- the mraY gene encoding phospho-N-acetylmuramoyl-pentapeptide-transferase — translated: MLTAIYDFWKAAYEAEILANPRHPEGWAHTYSFFNLLGYITFRAAVACLLSFILSLLIGPRVIRKLISLKVGQPIRTAAEVHKLAELHGGKIGTPTMGGVLILGVVLVSTLVCARVFNPFVAVCACTMGACGLLGFCDDFKKVKEKKSDGVSARTKLFWQLVIAVVAACFIYYKKEISGFGATEAERALGVAGFRLGKEPIGIGAICFPLWKAPLINLGWLAIPFFVAIIIGTSNAVNLTDGLDGLATGCTITTALAYSLLAYLAGHFYMATDYLVIPHNRYVGELAVFLMALVGAGFGFLWFNCHPAKVFMGDTGSLGIGGALATAAICTKQELLLVIIGGVFVMEALSVILQVGSFKLRKKRIFKMSPIHHHFELLGWHENQVIIRFWLLSIMLALFGLALLKIA
- the murF gene encoding UDP-N-acetylmuramoyl-tripeptide--D-alanyl-D-alanine ligase, which encodes MRTITVHELAEILGTTVAAGSGEARVSAGVSTDTRTLPAGSAFFALRGENFDGHRFTEVALNSGATALVVVGWEGEAPENAGVVVVPDTLAALQRLAFWWRGQLDIPVIGITGSNGKTSTKDFMASVLSRRFKVSATKGNLNNHIGVPLTVLGTDEDTGAAVWEMGMNHSGEIAPLCEIARPKFGIITNVGTAHIEYLGSREGIAEEKGMLARALPSDGTLFLPAGCDFYEYFRQRTKAHVVPVGNGRGLVRAENLEIGDGFSRFTLVIEGEAPADVLLPVAGRHMVTNALLAAGAAWKLGLSPEEIAAGLSATVLTGGRLRRIEWNGITLFDDTYNANPESMAAALETLADVPVAAGSRRIAVLGRMAEQGEHAPAAHRRTGELAARRGITVVAVGDGAEEIAGAAENGRHFPDVESAAGWLSSGCHAGDVVLFKGSRSAAIERVMNSAFPRP
- a CDS encoding UDP-N-acetylmuramoyl-L-alanyl-D-glutamate--2,6-diaminopimelate ligase, translating into MILRDLAAKLTRSTVAGSLDQELTSVTDDSRQAGPGVLFVAVRGEAADGHDYIDKAIEAGSTVIVAETAQPRNFSTAVTWLHVPDSRYVLAVFASAFNGDAWKDMAIAGVTGTNGKTTTAFLVHHLMKTTWHRAGLLGTVTVDDGEKAVPATSTTPGSLELQGLLGRMRDHGCRGVSMEVSSHGIDQQRIASLGFDAAIFTNLTQDHLDYHGTMERYFEAKKSWFDKLADNPLGKKPVAVINVDDAHGLEIAESLEGKLPVYRFGFGVHTDFRANNLKQSARGMEFELTAKGKSFLVRAPLIGRFNVYNLLGAIAAASACGIRPRESVAAIAEAPQVPGRMENIGQAGGATVFVDYAHTPDALENACRTLRELNPRRLITVFGCGGDRDRTKRPLMGAAAAQNSDICIITSDNPRSEDPMAIIQEIEKGIGSANYKVIADREEAISSVVKAARAGDIVLIAGKGHETYQQFADRTIDFDDRKHAWKALRERSETEERP